The proteins below come from a single Bryobacter aggregatus MPL3 genomic window:
- a CDS encoding recombinase family protein has product MKVIGYIRVSTDKQADKGVSLEAQEAKIRAMAAVQDLEVSEIIVDGGESAKSLSRPGMDRLLSIVDRGEVDCVIIAKLDRLTRSVKDLATLLERFQKRNVGLVSVSESLDTKSAAGRLVLNIMVSVSQWEREVIGERTRDAMRHKKLKGERIGAIPFGSRLAADGKHLEEDEREQAMLQRIRNLKAAGLSLRAIAAELNSQGFRTRKGTAWQHTFVAAMAA; this is encoded by the coding sequence ATGAAAGTGATCGGCTATATCCGGGTGAGTACAGACAAGCAGGCTGACAAGGGCGTGTCGCTAGAGGCACAAGAAGCCAAGATCCGCGCAATGGCTGCCGTGCAGGATTTGGAAGTCTCAGAGATCATCGTCGACGGCGGTGAATCGGCTAAGAGTCTCAGCCGTCCAGGGATGGACCGATTGCTTTCAATCGTGGATCGCGGAGAGGTTGATTGCGTGATCATTGCAAAGCTCGATCGGCTAACGCGTTCCGTAAAGGATCTGGCCACGCTTCTCGAACGTTTTCAAAAGCGAAACGTCGGGCTTGTAAGCGTATCCGAGAGCCTGGATACGAAGAGCGCGGCTGGTCGACTCGTGCTCAACATCATGGTTTCTGTCAGCCAGTGGGAACGGGAAGTGATTGGAGAGCGAACCCGTGATGCGATGCGTCACAAGAAGTTGAAAGGCGAGAGAATTGGCGCGATTCCGTTTGGCTCGCGCCTGGCGGCAGATGGCAAACACCTCGAAGAGGATGAACGCGAGCAGGCAATGCTCCAGCGGATCAGGAACCTGAAGGCCGCAGGGCTATCACTTCGCGCGATCGCCGCTGAGCTTAACTCGCAAGGATTCCGCACTCGCAAGGGTACGGCCTGGCAGCATACCTTCGTTGCGGCGATGGCCGCCTGA
- a CDS encoding HGGxSTG domain-containing protein, with translation MPFSCNAQWRCRIHGGLSTGARTEDGKQRIRRAVTTHGLRTKESLRQRGMVRRLLSEWAHLQKLLQ, from the coding sequence ATGCCGTTCTCCTGCAATGCTCAATGGCGTTGCCGGATACATGGAGGACTTAGCACGGGCGCGCGGACTGAAGATGGCAAACAGCGGATCCGCCGAGCGGTGACAACGCACGGCCTACGGACGAAAGAATCGCTTCGGCAGCGGGGAATGGTTCGGCGGCTACTTTCTGAGTGGGCGCACCTACAAAAACTGCTTCAGTGA